One Manduca sexta isolate Smith_Timp_Sample1 chromosome 26, JHU_Msex_v1.0, whole genome shotgun sequence genomic region harbors:
- the LOC115453345 gene encoding BRISC and BRCA1-A complex member 2 → MGTENCGILNDLSPVFRPYVQNMYQDLKLGLCKTKVDFERISCSPDGSESQFRVILPYCSKKLKWDILFDSSTPWFAPDFRFDDDSFLSNIDDEFLESKVPSLAKWNECDPRALSNVVSELVNLYKIHQVKKLHEDESSRAYFEYTALLGDALTSEYDVEVWVGNHIVEFLIRLKVDTSRLPELYSEGIEENPGIDTALLLVRYPNSTNAELILSPQLTKSLGNISLPQMHQSGVLMDYVPMVTELLNNKIQDLLNNEKLKRDLLAQLIVKYEGGILEYDANNAAFLFEINDFHWILQIDIGTFPEKPPILTLRSVYHCNKGKPKFKVLSACPYSNFEEYIEQQVEIFKNECKGMSSSNPLLNIDN, encoded by the exons atgGGTACTGAAAACTGCGGAATTCTAAATGATTTATCGCCGGTTTTTCGGCcttatgttcaaaatatgtatcAAGATTTAAAACTCG gTCTATGCAAAACGAAAGTGGATTTTGAAAGAATATCATGTTCACCAGATGGATCAGAAAGCCAATTTCGCGTTATTTTGCCATATTGttccaaaaaattaaaatgggatatattatttgattcatCAACACCATGGTTTGCACCTGATTTTAGATTTGATGATGATAGTTTTCTTTCTAATATTGATGATGAATTTTTGGAGAGTAAAGTACCAAGCCTTGCAAAATGGAATGAATGTGATCCTAGGGCATTAAGTAATGTTGTATCAGAATTGGTTAACCTTTACAAAATCCACCAG GTGAAAAAGTTACATGAAGATGAGAGTTCACGTGCTTATTTTGAATACACTGCACTTCTTGGTGATGCGTTGACTTCAGAATATGATGTGGAAGTATGGGTTGGAAACCACATTGTTGAGTTTCTCATCCGACTCAAGGTTGACACTTCAAGACTACCTGAATTATATAGTGAAGG aatTGAGGAGAATCCTGGTATTGATACAGCCCTGCTATTGGTAAGGTATCCAAACTCAACTAATGCAGAACTAATACTTTCACCACAACTCACTAAATCCCTTGGAAATATATCTTTGCCACA AATGCATCAATCTGGTGTTTTAATGGATTATGTGCCAATGGTCACGGAATTGCTAAACAATAag atacaGGATTTACtaaacaatgaaaaattaaagAGAGATTTACTTGCAcaattaattgttaaatatgaAGGTGGTATCCTGGAATATGATGCTAATAATGCAGcatttttattcgaaatcaATGATTTCCATTggattttacaaatagacataG GGACCTTTCCAGAAAAACCTCCAATTTTAACCCTTAGATCTGTTTATCACTGTAATAAAGGAAAACCGAAATTTAAGGTGTTATCAGCCTGTCCATATAGCAACTTTGAAGAATATATTGAGCAGCAAGTTGAAATTTTCAAGAATGAATGTAAAGGAATGTCATCAAGCAATCCACTTTTGAACATAGATAACTAA
- the LOC115453346 gene encoding LOW QUALITY PROTEIN: cytochrome c-type heme lyase (The sequence of the model RefSeq protein was modified relative to this genomic sequence to represent the inferred CDS: deleted 1 base in 1 codon) yields MGNSVSAEAGVKIPNVENNSNPPPECPMHNKAQQTTKNVSECPVQHGNDVNPFNMMPPPNQQPAPDQPFPLPTQRQVSSIPRAMPDGSTEFWVYPSQQMFWNAMLRKGWRWKDEDIHPKDMDDIIKIHNANNEQAWQEVLKWEALHAKECGHPRLKSFGGLATKYSPRAKIRSWLGYELPFDRHDWIVDRCGKEVRYVIDYYDGGEIDNKYQFALLDVRPALDSFENVWDRMRVMYMRYRYELLGSKQNKELTN; encoded by the exons ATGGGCAATAGCGTATCAGCCGAGGCTGGTGTCAAAATACCGAATGTCGAAAATAACTCGAACCCCCCACCGGAATGTCCGATGCACAATAAGGCTCAACAAACTACTAAAAATGTTTCGGAGTGCCCTGTACAGCATGGGAATGACGTCAATCCATTTAATATG atGCCTCCACCAAACCAACAGCCTGCACCAGATCAGCCATTCCCTCTTCCTACACAGCGTCAAGTTTCATCTATTCCCCGTGCCATGCCAGATGGCTCTACTGAGTTCTGGGTATATCCTAGCCAGCAGATGTTCTGGAATGCTATGCTC CGGAAAGGCTGGCGTTGGAAAGATGAAGATATCCACCCAAAAGATATGGATGACATCATCAAGATTCATAATGCCAACAATGAACAG GCATGGCAAGAAGTACTGAAGTGGGAAGCTTTGCATGCAAAGGAATGCGGTCATCCCCGACTAAAGAGTTTTGGTGGTTTGGCTACAAAATACAGCCCTAGGGCCAAAATCCGCTCTTGGCTTgg ATATGAACTTCCTTTCGACCGTCATGACTGGATTGTGGATAGATGTGGCAAAGAAGTCCGTTACGTTATCGACTATTACGATGGTGGAGAGATTGataacaaatatcaatttgctcTACTTGATGTGAGGCCTGCCCTAGATTCTTTTGAAAATGTCTGGGACAGAATGAGAGTTATGTACATGAGGTATCGCTATGAACTGCTTggtagcaaacaaaataaagaatTGACTAACTGA
- the LOC115453348 gene encoding 39S ribosomal protein L55, mitochondrial, giving the protein MLNTALFVNNTLPVFCQTFRRYLNNNVASITKVHRDIYTRMYPTIVVLSDGSSINIRYHEPRRIIKLPLDLSELSEDERKARLEKRKPKKKVKITDDIQDDFNAKKYLKYLKK; this is encoded by the exons ATGTTAAATACTGctttgtttgttaataatacATTACCAGTATTTTGTCAAACCTTCAGAAGATACCTAAACAACAATGTGGCTAGTATTACAAAGGTTCACAGAGATATTTATACAAGAATGTATCCCACTATAGTCGTTCTTTCTGATGGATCTTCAATAAATATCAGATATCATGAACCCAGGCGAATAATAAAG tTACCTTTGGATTTATCTGAATTGTCTGAAGACGAAAGAAAGGCTAGACTAGAGAAAAGGAAGCCTAAAAAGAAGGTCAAAATAACAGATGACATTCAAGATGATTTTAATGCAAagaagtatttgaaatatttaaagaaataa